From one Mytilus edulis chromosome 1, xbMytEdul2.2, whole genome shotgun sequence genomic stretch:
- the LOC139528742 gene encoding uncharacterized protein isoform X2 translates to MRTLSLEQIEAYFVYRMAEDNVYSGDLQSMTKGQLMFESHRVLACSILKNDNGIFVSGVVGAAMKKKVTYNYRLKLEKSSGDPLNSHCECPAGRGPHGSCKHVAAVLIMISDFITTGNVNTGRSCTDTLMMFTKPKSSYSGSPVKAEKLPTKRKLAPVYLADPRPLKYRNCPCYNDHIKNTVTNFCSVSSMDLSIRYLYEKADIQAAAKS, encoded by the exons ATGCGGACATTATCACTAGAGCAAATAGAGGCTTATTTCGTGTATAGGATGGCAG AGGACAATGTGTATAGTGGTGACCTGCAATCTATGACAAAGGGGCAACTGATGTTTGAGAGCCATAGAGTTTTAgcttgttctattttaaaaaatgataatggAATATTTGTTAGTGGTGTGGTTGGAGCAGCTATGAAGAAAAAG gtAACTTACAACTACAGGTTGAAACTTGAAAAGAGCTCTGGTGATCCACTGAACTCACACTGTGAATGTCCCGCTGGAAGGGGACCACATGGATCCTGCAAGCATGTGGCAGCAGTACTAATAATGATAAGTGATTTCATTACAACTGGCAATGTAAACACAGGAAGGTCTTGTACTGACACTTTGATGATGTTTACCAAGCCAAAATCATCATATAGTG GGTCTCCAGTGAAAGCAGAAAAGTTACCAACCAAGAGAAAACTTGCACCAGTTTATCTGGCTGACCCCAGACCATTGAAATACAGAAACTGCCCGTGTTACAATGACCACATCAAAAACACAGTTACGAACTTCTGCAGTGTATCTTCAATGGACTTGTCCATAAGATACCTGTATGAAAAAGCTGATATTCAG gCAGCAGCTAAATCATGA
- the LOC139528742 gene encoding uncharacterized protein isoform X1, which produces MRTLSLEQIEAYFVYRMAEDNVYSGDLQSMTKGQLMFESHRVLACSILKNDNGIFVSGVVGAAMKKKVTYNYRLKLEKSSGDPLNSHCECPAGRGPHGSCKHVAAVLIMISDFITTGNVNTGRSCTDTLMMFTKPKSSYSGSPVKAEKLPTKRKLAPVYLADPRPLKYRNCPCYNDHIKNTVTNFCSVSSMDLSIRYLYEKADIQVTQSDVDLIERSTRLQSCSPKWLEERRWRLTASTFGEICKVTSRRNTNKFCHSLFYGLNIQSKALSHGKNYEAKALKAFNLKFDKNTKRCGFYVSIDISFLGASPDAILEDGKSIVEIKCPYNGRNEDFKPGPNFKFLQMDSNGNIVLKESSNYYDQIQGQLFVTKRSLCYFVVYTLCDLFVQKISLNEEYCNNGLVPTLESFYQRVFRPYVASTL; this is translated from the exons ATGCGGACATTATCACTAGAGCAAATAGAGGCTTATTTCGTGTATAGGATGGCAG AGGACAATGTGTATAGTGGTGACCTGCAATCTATGACAAAGGGGCAACTGATGTTTGAGAGCCATAGAGTTTTAgcttgttctattttaaaaaatgataatggAATATTTGTTAGTGGTGTGGTTGGAGCAGCTATGAAGAAAAAG gtAACTTACAACTACAGGTTGAAACTTGAAAAGAGCTCTGGTGATCCACTGAACTCACACTGTGAATGTCCCGCTGGAAGGGGACCACATGGATCCTGCAAGCATGTGGCAGCAGTACTAATAATGATAAGTGATTTCATTACAACTGGCAATGTAAACACAGGAAGGTCTTGTACTGACACTTTGATGATGTTTACCAAGCCAAAATCATCATATAGTG GGTCTCCAGTGAAAGCAGAAAAGTTACCAACCAAGAGAAAACTTGCACCAGTTTATCTGGCTGACCCCAGACCATTGAAATACAGAAACTGCCCGTGTTACAATGACCACATCAAAAACACAGTTACGAACTTCTGCAGTGTATCTTCAATGGACTTGTCCATAAGATACCTGTATGAAAAAGCTGATATTCAG gTAACACAATCAGATGTGGATTTGATTGAGAGGTCTACCCGCCTACAAAGTTGCAGTCCCAAGTGGTTAGAAGAAAGAAGATGGAGACTGACAGCATCTACCTTCGGAGAGATTTGTAAAGTCACTTCAAGACGGAACACTAACAAATTTTGTCATTCACTTTTTTATGGCTTAAATATTCAGAGCAAGGCACTTAGTCATGGCAAAAACTATGAAGCTAAAGCATTGAAAgctttcaatttaaaatttgataagaATACTAAAAGATGTGGTTTTTATGTCAGTATTGATATATCTTTCCTAGGTGCTTCACCGGATGCCATTTTAGAGGATGGTAAATCAATTGTTGAAATTAAATGCCCCTACAATGGAAGAAATGAGGATTTTAAGCCTGgtccaaatttcaaatttttacagATGGATAGTAATGGCAATATTGTTTTGAAAGAGAGCAGTAATTATTATGATCAAATTCAAGGGCAGCTTTTTGTCACCAAAAGATCTCTATGTTACTTTGTTGTTTATACATTATGtgatttgtttgtacaaaaaatCAGCCTTAATGAGGAGTATTGTAATAACGGTCTTGTTCCAACACTGGAGTCATTTTACCAAAGAGTTTTCAGACCATATGTTGCTTCAACATTGTAA